Proteins from a single region of Gasterosteus aculeatus chromosome 20, fGasAcu3.hap1.1, whole genome shotgun sequence:
- the LOC120810746 gene encoding C-X-C chemokine receptor type 3, whose amino-acid sequence MSMEVDFDGLFNPNYTFDEDEDYQYKEDPEPGAGGAAYAPVLYSLLLVLGLLGNGLLLALLAKGRRPWSTSDAFVFHLSVADVLLLATLPLWAAQAALRGGWAFEGLLCKISGAAFNVNFYFGIFLLACIGLDLYFSIVRGTRLFARERPRLGHISCLSIWLASLLLTVPGWAKKDPARATGLCARGHSWPLTDWQLASRILHHALGFLLPAAALFFCCSRVLLRRRRRVTRGLQERRPVAVFLAPVAAFCLCWVPYNVALVADTARGRAAEPAERDGSLITALTVTSALGCVHACLRPLLYFGLCRNARKRTLAMLRCAEEECEGSLWELGVGEGEGASRDGNPGGEALQPMTSREQQVQATPC is encoded by the exons ATGAGCATGGAGGTGGACTTCGATGGATTATTCAACCCGAACTACACCTTTGACGAGGATGAGGACTACCAGTACAAAGAGGACCCCGAGCCGGGAGCCGGCGGAGCAGCGTACGCCCCGGTTCTGTACTCCCTGCTGCTGGTCCTCGGGCTTCTTGGGAACGGGCTGCTGCTCGCCCTCCTGGCCAAGGGAAGGCGACCCTGGAGCACGTCGGACGCCTTCGTCTTCCACCTGAGCGTTGCGGACGTCCTGCTGCTGGCGACGCTGCCCCTGTGGGCGGCGCAGGCGGCTCTGCGGGGCGGGTGGGCCTTCGAGGGTTTACTCTGTAAGATCAGTGGCGCCGCTTTTAAT GTGAACTTCTACTTCGGAATCTTTCTGCTGGCTTGCATCGGTCTGGATCTCTACTTCTCCATCGTCCGGGGAACCCGGCTTTTCGCCCGGGAAAGGCCGAGGTTGGGTCACATCAGCTGCCTGTCCATCTGGCTCGCCTCCCTGTTGCTCACCGTCCCCGGCTGGGCGAAGAAAGACCCGGCCCGAGCCACGGGCCTCTGCGCTCGCGGCCACTCGTGGCCACTCACTGACTGGCAGCTGGCGTCACGCATCCTCCACCACGCGCTGGGCTTCCTGCTGCCCGCGGCCGCCCTGTTCTTCTGCTGCTCGCGCGtcctgctgcggcggcggcggcgcgtcaCCAGGGGCCTCCAGGAGCGGCGGCCCGTCGCCGTCTTCCTGGCGCCGGTAGCGgccttctgtctctgctgggTGCCGTACAACGTCGCGCTGGTCGCGGACACCGCCAGGGGCCGCGCGGCGGAGCCCGCTGAGCGCGACGGCTCGCTGATAACAGCGCTGACGGTCACCTCCGCCTTGGGCTGCGTGCACGCCTGCCTCAGGCCTCTGCTCTATTTCGGCCTGTGCAGGAACGCCAGGAAGCGGACTCTGGCCATGCTGAGATGCGCTGAAGAGGAGTGCGAGGGCTCGCTGTGGGAGCTGGGCGTGGGCGAGGGCGAGGGGGCGTCGCGTGACGGGAACCCCGGAGGGGAAGCGCTGCAACCGATGACAAGTAGAGAGCAACAGGTGCAGGCAACTCCGTGCTGA
- the cxcr3.2 gene encoding C-X-C chemokine receptor type 3-2: protein MRTKKRDDYQAAISCLSEGFRWTAASSLATIMGQVPQTTEDYWDYGYDYDNATWPTGTSRARAAPCEPEDSYGFAQRFSPVVYTLVFLLAFVGNVLVLCVIRRYRNSQSGGACAFSLTDTFLLHLAISDLLLAFTLPLFATQWAHQWVFGLAACKLSGALFSLNRYSGILFLACISFDRYLAIVHAVTSGWKRNAWHAQVACALIWACCLGLSGADVAFKQVEEVKTGANRTALLCVVWYTEHPTRWRVGLQLVGMLLGFGLPLLVMLYCYIRIFKSLCNATRRQRRKSLRLIVSLVSVFVVCWAPYNGFQLADSLHRLGAVTGGCRFGHVMDVGTVVAEGLGLSHCALNPLLYGFVGVKFRRELGRMCGGLLGGRGARGMEGWKQRRLRKSTASFSSAESEHTSYSVMV from the exons atgaggacaaaaaaaagggatgatTACCAGGCTGCGATCTCCTGCCTGTCGGAGGGTTTCAggtggaccgctgcctcctcgCTTGCTACAATTATGGGTCAAGTTCCTCAAACCACAGAAGATTACTGG GACTATGGCTATGACTACGATAACGCCACCTGGCCCACTGGCACCAGCCGGGCGCGGGCCGCCCCGTGCGAGCCGGAGGACAGCTACGGGTTCGCGCAGAGGTTCTCGCCCGTCGTGTACACCCTGGTGTTCCTCCTGGCCTTCGTGGGCAACGTGCTGGTGCTGTGCGTCATCCGACGCTACCGAAACTCCCAGAGCGGCGGCGCGTGCGCCTTCTCCCTGACGGACACCTTCCTCCTTCACCTGGCCATCTCGGACCTGCTGCTGGCCTTCACCCTGCCCCTGTTCGCGACGCAGTGGGCGCACCAGTGGGTGTTCGGCCTGGCCGCCTGCAAGCTCTCCGGCGCCCTCTTCTCCCTGAACCGCTACAGCGGCATCCTGTTCCTGGCCTGCATCAGCTTCGACCGCTACCTGGCCATCGTGCACGCCGTCACCTCCGGCTGGAAGCGCAACGCCTGGCACGCGCAGGTCGCGTGCGCCCTCATCTGGGCGTGCTGCCTGGGCCTGAGCGGCGCGGACGTCGCCTtcaagcaggtggaggaggtgaaaaCGGGGGCCAATCGGACGGCGCTCCTGTGCGTGGTGTGGTACACGGAGCACCCCACCCGGTGGCGGGTGGGGCTGCAGCTGGTGGGCATGCTGCTGGGTTTCGGGCTCCCCTTGTTGGTGATGCTCTACTGCTACATCCGCATCTTCAAGTCGCTCTGCAACGCCACCCGCCGGCAGAGGCGCAAGTCCCTCCGCCTCATCGTGTCCCTGGTGTCCGTGTTCGTGGTCTGCTGGGCGCCGTACAACGGCTTCCAGCTGGCGGACAGCCTGCACAGGCTGGGCGCGGTGACCGGAGGCTGCCGGTTCGGCCACGTGATGGACGTCGGCACCGTGGTCGCCGAGGGCTTGGGGCTGTCGCACTGCGCGCTGAACCCTCTGCTCTACGGCTTCGTGGGGGTGAAGTTCCGCAGGGAGCTGGGCAGGATGTGCGGGGGGCTgctggggggcaggggggcgcgggggatggaggggtggaAGCAGAGGAGGCTCAGGAAGAGCACCGCGTCCTTCAGCTCGGCCGAAAGCGAGCACACCTCGTACTCCGTCATGGTGTGA
- the trim35-28 gene encoding tripartite motif containing 35-28 produces MADSMDEDVSESVPLRLDLTCPVCRDVFRDPALLPCTHSFCRECLRRCSRVSRKCPVCREAFEEAQAISNRALGDACDTFREQSSRWTPHGADTCPLHLRPLELYCEKDEEPVCRGCVTLHSTHRLWALRDGVQMCQKELGFKVQIFQKKVESYKKTTYKLSNAIEYIKYQAGQAERQIRAEFERLRGELAAEEARRIKVLAAEEEEKIAALQELLHSTNDDVAAIAKLSEALQREMGNEDLALLRNFQKLKREAEWTREEPRLPDHTLLNMGKHVGALSFKIWKSMQDHVKSNPVVLDPNTASPWLSLSADLSSVMESAERLVVPDNPERFDPCVFVLGAEGYTSGKHRWDVVVGDNPKWVVGVCKESVPRKRKFTVSTTRGVWSIGLSKGVYTVSTPERTELQVQQRPERIRVKLDFDKGEVSFWDGGTAKHLATLKYKFDEKMFPIFGPGLYSTPTTLAPAKIAVHTS; encoded by the exons ATGGCGGACAGCATGGATGAAGACGTGTCGGAGAGCGTCCCGCTGCGGTTGGACCTCACCTGTCCCGTGTGCCGGGACGTGTTCCGGGACCCCGCGCTGCTGCCCTGCACCCACAGCTTCTGCCGCGAGTGTCTGCGGCGTTGCTCTCGGGTGAGCCGGAAGTGCCCCGTGTGCCGCGAGGCGTTCGAGGAGGCGCAGGCCATCTCCAACCGCGCGCTCGGCGACGCGTGCGACACCTTCCGCGAGCAGTCGAGCAGGTGGACGCCACACGGCGCGGACACGTGTCCGCTGCACCTGCGGCCGCTGGAGCTGTACTGCGAGAAGGACGAGGAGCCCGTGTGCAGGGGCTGCGTCACCCTGCACAGCACGCACCGGCTGTGGGCGCTGCGGGACGGGGTGCAGATGTGCCAG AAGGAGCTGGGCTTCAAGGTCCAGATTTTCCAAAAGAAAGTGGAGTCGTACAAGAAGACGACGTACAAACTCAGCAACGCGATCGAGTACATCAAG TACCAAGCGGGGCAGGCGGAGCGGCAGATCAGGGCGGAGTTCGAGAGGCTGCGCGGGGAGCTGGCCGCGGAGGAAGCCCGCCGCATAAAAGTTCTGgctgccgaggaggaggagaagattgctgccctgcaggagctgctccacAGCACCAACGACGACGTCGCTGCCATCGCCAAGCTCAGCGAGGCGCTGCAGAGGGAGATGGGCAACGAGGATCTCGCTCTCCTGCGG AATTTCCAGAAGCTAAAAAGAGA AGCCGAGTGGACGCGCGAAGAGCCTCGCCTGCCGGACCACACTCTTTTGAACATGGGCAAGCACGTTGGGGCTCTGAGCTTCAAGATTTGGAAGAGCATGCAGGACCACGTCAAATCTA ATCCGGTGGTGTTGGACCCCAACACGGCCTCTCCGTGGCTGTCCctcagtgccgacctgtccagTGTGATGGAGAGCGCCGAGCGGCTGGTTGTCCCTGACAACCCGGAGCGCTTCGACCCCTGCGTCTTCGTGCTGGGTGCCGAAGGTTACACCTCCGGGAAGCACAGATGGGACGTCGTGGTCGGTGACAACCCCAAGTGGGTTGTGGGAGTTTGCAAAGAGTCGGTGCCCCGCAAGAGGAAGTTCACGGTGTCCACCACCCGCGGCGTGTGGTCCATAGGACTTAGCAAAGGGGTGTACACCGTCTCAACGCCTGAGCGCACCGAGCTGCAGGTGCAGCAGCGTCCTGAAAGGATACGCGTTAAGCTTGATTTTGATAAGGGAGAGGTGTCCTTCTGGGACGGGGGAACAGCGAAGCACCTTGCcactttaaaatacaaatttgatGAGAAGATGTTTCCAATTTTTGGCCCCGGGCTGTATAGCACGCCGACGACTCTGGCGCCCGCAAAAATAGCCGTTCACACCTCATGA
- the cxcr3.1 gene encoding C-X-C chemokine receptor type 3.1, translated as MDSGVLIPGDHLVALLGGYYGYDGDDDIFGSDDIYANVSYDGSDPCDTNEAGPFEAVFIPALYSVAFVVGILGNGVLLAVLVQSRRSWSVTDTFIVHLGVSDVLLLATLPVWAAQSAQADGWTFGSPLCKITGAVFTINFYCGIFLLACISLDRYLSIVHATQMYSRRKPRVVQVSCLAVWLFSLLLSIPDWIFLEAVKDSRRGQKTQCVRNYLMNASGKVGDWRLASRLLFHTAGFLLPSVVLIFCYSCILRRLRCGSRAPQKQKAFRVIVTVVVVFFLCWTPYNITLMVDTLHSADHNDTCGTRTSLGTAKMITSSVGYLHCSLNPVLYAFVGVKFRRQLLGILRSLGCELKTRAHPQSVTSRRSSIWSESGDTSNSLAI; from the exons ATGGACTCCGGCGTGTTGATCCCAGGAGACCACCTCGTTGCCCTCCTAGGCGGCTACTACGGCTACGACGGCGACGACGACATTTTCGGCTCCGACGACATTTACGCCAATGTCTCTTATGACGGAAGCGACCCGTGTGACACGAACGAGGCGGGGCCTTTTGAGGCGGTGTTCATCCCCGCGCTGTACTCCGTGGCGTTCGTCGTCGGCATCCTGGGCAACGGCGTGCTGCTGGCCGTCCTGGTCCAGAGCAGGAGGTCCTGGAGCGTGACGGACACCTTCATCGTCCACCTGGGGGTGTCCGACGTTCTGCTGCTGGCGACTCTGCCCGTCTGGGCCGCTCAGTCCGCACAGGCCGACGGGTGGACGTTCGGCTCGCCGCTCTGTAAGATCACCGGAGCGGTTTTTACG ATCAACTTCTACTGTGGGATCTTTCTGCTGGCCTGCATCAGCCTGGACCGCTACCTGTCCATCGTCCACGCCACCCAGATGTACTCGCGCCGGAAGCCCCGGGTCGTTCAGGTCAGCTGCTTGGCCGTGTGgctcttctctctgctcctctccatccctgaCTGGATCTTCTTGGAAGCCGTGAAGGATTCCAGGCGAGGCCAAAAAACCCAGTGTGTGCGCAACTACCTGATGAACGCCTCTGGGAAAGTAGGGGACTGGCGACTGGCGTCCCGCCTGCTCTTCCACACGGCGGGCTTCCTGCTGCCTTCGGTCGTCCTGATCTTCTGCTACTCCTGCATCCTGCGCCGGCTGCGCTGCGGCTCCCGGGCCCCCCAGAAGCAGAAAGCCTTCAGGGTCATCgtgacggtggtggtggttttCTTCCTCTGCTGGACGCCGTACAACATCACGCTCATGGTGGACACGCTTCATTCCGCCGACCACAACGACACCTGCGGAACCAGGACGTCTCTCGGGACAGCCAAGATGATCACCTCCTCCGTGGGTTACCTCCACTGCAGCCTCAACCCCGTCCTCTACGCCTTCGTGGGCGTCAAGTTCCGACGTCAGCTCCTCGGCATCCTGAGGTCTCTGGGCTGCGAGCTGAAGACGAGAGCCCACCCGCAGTCTGTGACCAGCAGGAGAAGCTCCATTTGGTCCGAGTCTGGCGACACGTCCAACTCCCTCGCCATCTAG